The nucleotide window CTCCATACGACTGATGATCGTGTCAATCTTGAGGAGATCGTCCTTCGTGCGGACTTTGGGCACCAAGTACGAATCCGGCTTCCCTTGCATCGTCACTTCAAGATCTTTGACTCCCCACGGCGTGTCGAGCGGGTTCATGCGCACCATGCGCTCTTGGCGGCCGAAATCGACCTCCTTGAGCCAACGCGTCACAATTGCCCGCGCCGAGTCTTTGTTCTCCGGCGTGACCGCGTCTTCGAGATCGAGCACTAGGCTATCCGCCGGCAACGCTAAAGATTTCTGCAACATTTTTTCATTCGCACCCGGCACGAAATGGACGGCGCGACGTAAACGCGACATAAGAACCTCCAGTGGGGGAAGAGTGGAAAGTACAAAGTACAAAGTGAGATCAGGCTTTCAACTCATCACTTTTCACTCGCTACTCGTTACTTTTCACTCTGCTTGCGCATCATTCCCGCGCGGCGACAGCGCATGACCATTTCTCCGCGTTGATTGGTCGCGCGATGCTCGAAAATAATTACGCCCCACTGCGGACGGGACTTGGACTCGCGCTTCTCGACCACCTCGGTTTCCGCGTAGATCGTATCGCCGATGAACACCGGCTTGGGAAACTCGACTTTCTCGAAGCCGAGGTTGCCGACGGTCGTGCCGAGCGTGGTATCGGCGACCGACACCCCCACGGCGAGACCGAGCGTAAAGATGCTATTCACCAGCCGCTGCCCGAACTCCGCGTTCTTGGAGAACTCGGCGTCGAGGTGCAGCGGCTGCATGTTGAGCGTGAGGGCGGAAAACAACAGATTATCGGTCTCGGTAACAGTGCGTCCGGGCTGATGCTTGTAGACTTGACCAACTTCCAATTCGTCGAAGTATTTTCCGGCCATGAGGCTCCTCCTTCAGCAACTTCTTTGTAACGCTTGCTGGTGGAGGAGTGCTTATCACTTCCGTGGCAGGCTCGCTAGCGCGAGCGAGGGGCACTGCCGTAAATCGTAGGGGCGAGGTAACCTCGCCCCTACCTGTGCGTAATTCTCCGAATCGAAACAATGGCGTAGAGTTTCGGTCCAGTTCACCAAGCATCACCTCTTCTCTATTTCGGCGCCCGATACCACACTCGCCCATCTTTGAGCGTCAGCTGGGTCACGAGCCGTTGCTCGCCGATCATGTGGTCCTGATCGGTATCGACAAAATCGAACTGTCCGCGCTCCAAACTCATTACCGCCACATCAGCCACCGCGCCCGGCTTGAGCGTCCCAAGCGTTCCGGCTTCGCCAATCGCCCGAGCAGGGTTCGCCGTCGTGCGGAGGATCACATCTTCTAAACTCATGCCCAGATTGAGCAGCTTCGACATTGTGGTCGGCAGGTCGAATACTGGACCCTTCGTGGCGCTCGGGATCGACAGATCGGTGGCGATCGTGTCCGGCATGAAGCCTTTTTCCAACGCCATGCGCACGAAGGGAAAGGTGAAGTGCATGCGCCCGTGCGCGCAATCGAAAATGACCCCAGCTTTCTGGGCATCCTGCACTTCGCGCAGAATCTCTTTCTTCTCTGGCCCCATGATGCCGTAGAGATAGCGATGGAAGCAGTGCGTGATGATGTCGCCGGGCTTCATGAACTCCAGAATTTTCGGCACCGGCAAGAGCGCATCGGTGATGTGCACCATCAGCGGCACATCGGCCATGTCCGCCGCTTGCCGAGCGAGACGCAAGGGTTCGGTGCCGGTGGCATCGGGCACGACGTTGTTACTGAAGCGTAGTTTGACACCGATCGCCAGGTCGCGATTGTTTTGGATCGTCCGTGCGCAACCCTCGGGGTCGGCATAAGCCAGGTGCATCAATTCGCCCACCTGAAGATGGATCAAACCCAGCGCCGAGAGATGGATAAAGCAGCGGAGACGCACCTGACACTGATCGGCCACGTATTGGCGGAGCCCGGGAAAGGTCGCGGACCCGGAACTTCCGGCATCGACGAGAGTCGTGACCCCGCTGGCTGCGCACCGTTGGTCGGTTTCCGGCCCCATGTCATGCGCGTTAATGAAGGCATGCGCGTGGAGATCGATCAACCCGGGACAGACGAGCTGCCCGCTCACATCGATGACCCGCGACGCTTCAGCCGGTTGGATGTCCGGTGCCACCGCCGCAATTTTCCCCTTATTCACGGCGACATCGGCCTTTCCGCGAAACGGCCAGCCTGGATCGATCACCTCACCGCCTTTGAGCAGTAGATCGTATGGCATAACATTCTTCTCCTTTGGGTGCTGGGTGCTAGGGATTGGTCATTTTTGCCCTTTGACTTTCAACTTTTGACTTTTCCCTGCCTGTTGCAGCAGGAGTTCTCCTTTGAGTCGATGCAGCTCGGCCTCCAGACGATGTTCCCCACTGGCATACATTGCATCCAGAGCTTCGGAAAGCAAAGTCAGCGCGTGTTCTCTCTGTCCCAGTTTCCCATACACCTCTGCCTGTAAAGCAAGAAAGTACGGTTGTGCTAACTCCGCTCCCGTCGCCTGCCGAGCGGTCAACCCTTGTTGCATATGTCTCAGTCCTTCTTCTCCATGTCCTTGCTCGGCGAAGGCCCATCCGCGCCGAATTGTCCCTGCCGATAGTAAGGCGCTGAATCCGTGCTCTCGTGCGAGTGCGATTCCCTCTTCTGCGTACTTCTGCGTGACCTGCTCCTCACGGCGTAATTGGTGGAGGCCCGCCGCAAAGATAAGAGCGAATCCAAGGCTAAATGGATCGGCCTGCTCACGCGCTAACGTTAACGCCGTTTGGCTTCTCAATAGGGCTTGTTCAGGATAGCCGAGAAACCACAGCCCCCGAGCCAGCTCACAAAGACACACTATGCCTGGCTCTGCTCCGCCATACAGGAACTGCCGAGAACCGTGTTGTGGTTGATCGTGGAGAGCAACCGCCTGTTCCAAGTGCATACGGGCAAGAGAGAATTCTCCTTGCCACAGCAGCGTGCTTCCCAGGGTTCGGCGTGCTTCCATAAGCAACGCGGAGTCTCGGATTTGTTCAGCCATGATGAGCAACTGTTCTCCAGTCTCGCGCGCCGCCGCTAAATCCGCTCGGACATGATGGAGCAGCCACAAACCACGAAGGACCGCAAAATGCTGTCGCTCGTCGCTTCCTTTCCGACAGAGCTCCTGCGCCCGCGTATACGCGTTTCCTACTTCCGGGGCAGAGGGTCCTTTCGTGACTTGTAAAGATGCGGCCAAGGTGAGCTGCAAAGGGAGTTCCCGCCGCACCCGCTCAGGCGTATCCGGTAGAGTCTTGAGCAAATCCAGGGCTGTGGTGAAGTGACTGATGGCTTCCGTATGAGCTAAGTTTTGCACGGCCTGTTGCCCCGCTTTGTGGAGGTACTCAATCGCTTTTTCCGTGCTCCCGCTCCGACTGTAATGATGCGCCAATTCGCTGTAATGCTCGTCCAGGTTGGTCGTATAAAGCACTTCAATGGCTTGCGCCGTTTGCTCATGCAGGGCTTTCCGGCGTTCGATCAGCACTGAGTTATACGCGACTTCCTGGGTGAGCGCATGCTTGAAGAGGTACTCCACTTCCGGGAATGCTGGCTGCTCGTAGAGAAACTCTTTACGCTGGAGGGAGGCAAGGAGGCGATAGAGGTCGTCTTCGGGCTGGGTGATGACCTGGCGGACTAACCCGAGCGGGAACTCGCGTCCGATCACGGCGAGTTGCTGGAGCAAGGTTTTCTCGTCGCTAGCAAGACGGTCGATGCGGGCGGCGAGGATGCCTTGCACGGTGGGGGGAATGTGTAGGTCTGTAGGGGCAGGGCTTGCCCTGCCCACCGAGGGCGACGCTTGCGTCGCCCCTACATCGGGCAACACACCTTGCTCTCGTAACTCCTGGACAATCTCTTCCATGAAGAACGGTGTGCCTTGGGTCTTCTCAAGGATGAGCTGTTTGAGGTGTTGTAGGGGCGGTTCGCGAACCGCCCCTACGGGGAGACCCAACAACACGTCAAGAAACTCTTCCGCCTCGGCTTTGCCGAATGGTGCCAGCCGCAATTGCGTGTAATACGTCTTCTGCCCCCACTCATGGCGATACTCAGGCCGATAGTTCACCAACAGTAGGACCTTGGCGCTAGCTACACTCTCACTGAGCACGTCCAAGAAGCCCTGTGTCTCCCCATCAATCCAGTGCAAGTCTTCAAAGATCAAGATCAACGGCTGGTTGAGACTCTCTCTGAGAAAGAGCTTCTTGAGCGCGTCAAACGTGCGCCGCCGCCGAATCTGCGGGTCCATTTGTTGAAGCGGAGATGGCTGTTCTTCAATCCCCAGCAAGGCAAACAGATACGGCAGCGTATCTTCCAGACTACGGTCGAGCATGAGCACTTTACCGCCGACTTTCTCGCGTCGTTTGCGTTCGTCGTCCTGGGCTCGGATATCGAAGTAGCTCTTGAGCAGTTCAATCACCGGCAAGTACGCCGTCGCCTTGCCGTGCGAGACCGAATAGGCTTCCAGCACCAGACAGCCGTGTATCCGTAGGGGCGTATAATCATACGCCCCTACAAACTCATAGAGCAGTCGCGATTTCCCCAGCCCTGCCTCGCCCATCATGCCCACGATCTGCCCGTGCCCAGCTTTGGCTTGCTCCAGCGCCCGTTGCAGTTGCTCCATCTCATGCTGCCGTCCGACAAAGCGCGTCAGCCCTCGCCGCGCGGACACTTGTAGCCGCGTGCGTAATGGACCCACGCCCAGCACTTCGTAGATGTGCTGGGGTTCTTCCACCCCTTTGATCTGCGTGGGGCCGAGATCCTTAAAGGCAAAATACCCGTCGGTCAGCTTGTGGGTGTAGTCCGTCACGAGAATCGAGCCCGGCGTAGCCAGCTGTTCCATCCGCGCCGCCAGGTTGGTCGAGTGTCCCACCGGCACGTAGTCGGCATGCAAGTCATCTTTGCGGATCGACCGCACCACCACTTCCCCGGTGTTCAGTCCCACCCGCATCAAGAGCGGCGGATAGCCCTTCGCCCGCAGCGTATCGGTATAGCGCCGCATCGACTCCTGCATGCGCAGCGCAGCATACACGGCCCGCTGGGGATGATCTTCATGAGCGATAGGTGCGCCGAACAGGGCAAAGATGCCATCACCCAACGCTTGCGCCACATAGCCGTCATACTGATGCACGGCGTCCATCATCAGTTGCAGCGCAGGGTCAATAATCGCGCGAGCCTCTTCAGGGTCCAGTCCTTCGATCAACGTGGTGGAGCCTTTGAGGTCGGCGAACAGCGCGGTGATGGTTTTGCGTTCGCCATCTGTCACAGAGGTCGCGCGGATGCGCTCGGCCAGGTGGGGCGGCGTGTAGCTAATGGGGTGTTGGGTGCTAGGGGCTAGGGGCTGGGGACTAACAACTGACAACTGAGAACTGACAACTGGCGCAGCGCCCGCCCACACCAGCATCTTGCCATCTTTATCGACGGCGAGTTCTCGGGCTTCGATCAGCTCGTCCTTGAGCGCTTCTAGATGTTCGTCATCAAGCGCGAATTGGAGCTTGAGCGCTGGATAGGTCATGCGCCCGTGCTGCTGCAAGAGCGCCGCGACTTGGTCAATAACTTGGTACAGATCCATATGGCTACGAGGCCGCTGGCGCCGGCACTTCCTGCATCCGCGCGGTGGTGTCGTTGTCGTACTCCAAATGCAGCGCACGCACGATCAAACCGTGCATACGCCACAAACCAATCACGACAAATAATTCGAACACTTCGACATCGGAGAGATGTTTCTGCAGAGCGGCAAAGGTCGCGTCTTCCACCAAATTGCGCGAAAGAATCTCGTCCGCCGCCGCCATCACTGCTCGCTCGACTGGCATGAACAGGTCGCTGGTCGTCCAGCCCTTAATCGCGGCGAGTTTCTCTTCGGGAACTCCCACCATGCGGGCGACTTTCAGATGCTGCGAGTACTCGAATTTCGAGTCGCCGACGATGCCGGTGCGAATGATTGCCAGCTCGCGCAGCTTGGGGTCGAGTTTCCGTCCAGGCTGCAACAGCCCCATGAGATCGCGACGCGCCATCTGTAAAAGATCCGGCACCAGGGCGAACGTGGTCCAATAATCTCCCGGCGTGCCAGTCGCCGTTCCCGGCTCTGCGACCGGGTCGCGCTCGCCGAAGAATTGTTGGTAAATTTCCAGCACCTCTGGAGATGCCTCCACTTTGGATACTTGCCGTAGTCGTGTCACTGTCTTCCCCCTTTCGTCGCGTATCAGCAGACGCTAGCCGATTGCCTTCGGACGCGCAACGAACCTACAATGAGCGCCGGAGATGACTCGTATGACTCGTACTATTCTTGCCGGAGATGTCGGCGGCACGAAAACTCTGCTGGCTCTCTATGCCGTAACCGACACTGACCAAGTCGTTCTCACGCGGGAGGAACGCTTCGCGAGCCCAGCCTACGACACGTTGGAGACAATCGTCCACGATTTCTTGCGCACAGGCACGGAAAAGATCGAGGCAGCGGTGTTCGGCCTTCCTGGGCCGGTGCTCGATGGGGAAGTGCAAGTCACGAATCTGCCGTGGAAGCTCTCGCACGCAGGGCTCGCTCAAGCCACGGGCTGTTCCCGAGTGCGTCTTATGAACGATCTGGAAACGACTGCGTATGGCTCGCTGTTTCTTGCCTCGGAAGAGGTGCTGACGTTGAATCGCGGCAAACAGCGGAACGGCAACCGCGCGGTGATCGCGGCGGGAACGGGCTTAGGCCAAGGGTTGCTGTTCTGGGATGGGGAACGGCATTGGCCGGCGGCGACCGAAGGAGGGCATACGGATTTTGCCCCGCGTACGGAGCAGGAAGACGCACTCCTCGCTTTTCTGCGCAAACGTTACCGACGCGTCTCGTACGAACGCGTCGTTTCCGGTCCCGGATTGGTCAATATCCTCGATTTCCTGACGCAAGAACAGCAGAAGGTCATTGCCCCGTTTGTTCGTGAACGTGTGGAATCGGAAGATCCAGCCGAGGTGATTGGCGAGGCTGGGGTGCAGGGCTGGTGTCCAACTTGTACTGAAGCAGTGGATCTCTTGCTCGGCATCTATGGCGCGCAGGCGGGCAACTTGGCGCTCACCGTCATGGCCCTAGGTGGGGTGTATATCGGCGGAGGTATCATTACCAAACTGCTCCCACGCCTCTCCGCCAGCCACTTTCTCCCTTCGTTCCTCGATAAGGGGCGGCACTCGCCACTGATGGCCGAGATACCGCTGCACGTCATTCTGAATCCGCAGACCTCGCAGCTCGGCGCGGCGCACGCGGCAAAAGACTTGCTGCCGACAAGTCATCCCTAAACCCCTATAGAGTCCCTTGGCCGACTTCCCTCGGATGGCTGACCCCACCGTGCGCGCGCCAGTAGTCAAGCAGCTCCACGCCGTGGCGGCGCGGCGGGGCGCTGTGCTCCGCCAACCCCGCTTCCCCGCGACCTTGCGGCAGGTGTTGGCGGTGGATGGGTCGTTCTTTGCGGTGGCTGCCGATGTCGCCTGGCCGTGCGCCACCGCACCAACCAGGGCCAGCGGCGCGCGAGCATCCGGGCGGCTCATTTTCCTCTTCGCAGTAATTCCATCATCTCATAGCGCCGCGGCGAGTCGTCGTCTTTGAAAGTAGGTCGTGTGGCGATGAACTGTGAGGCACGATCCAGTTTGAAACTGATCCAGCTTGCACCCATGGGAACGGGCACCTGTACGCCACCGGAACCTGGAACAAAATCCGGATGTCCGTGGACGATCAGCCCAAGGCGTACAAACTCACCTTGCGCATTGTAACCCAGCGTACACAGTGGCGCATATGTCTGTGCATCCAAATAGAAGGTACGTTTCCCATACGGATGCGCTCCTTTCGGAACGGCTTCCAGTATCACCACGTGTCGCAGTTCCCAAGCCACGTTGGGGTACCAGTCGTTTTTTCCGCCAAACGTGAGATGCTCCGCTCGGAGAAAGCCAGGTAGTAACAGCGCCTGCTCACCTTTATACGTCCAGTGATACGCCTGCACATAGCCAATGAAGAAGAATGGCGGTTGCTCCTCCATCAGCACTTCATAACGTCCGCCTCCCATCAACCCCAATACATTTGCATAACTTCTTCGAATACGTCGATTTTGCGGATTGTAGGCGAGTTCTTCATGTGTCAGCGCCATATCGTCATGGAGGGTCATGATGCGCACCTGCCCTTCGAGATCCGCAGGCGCCAACAATTGAAACGTGGCTTTCATGTACTCACCGCGTTCTTGCCACTGTGGATCGTCGTGCTCCTTACCAACGCGATGGAGGCCATAACGCGCTTGCATACGCCCGAGGTTTTGCATCGTGATGGAACCCGAATTATTGACGCTCTGCATAGTCACACGTAGTTCAAACGCCTTCGGCATGTCACGATAGCGCAAGTTCCACGCCGCTTTTTCACCAGCCTGGGGATCCGACGCCTCAAGTAGGGGAAAGGGACGTCCGCCTTGGTAGCCTTCAATCCGTGAGCCTCCATCCAACTTCACCTGAGGAGCATACGTTTCGGTCGCCGCCTGATAGGCGGGACGTAGGGGGAAATTGGTAGTCTCTTGCACTGTAATAGCGAAGTCTCCGGCTTG belongs to Deltaproteobacteria bacterium and includes:
- a CDS encoding MaoC family dehydratase, producing MAGKYFDELEVGQVYKHQPGRTVTETDNLLFSALTLNMQPLHLDAEFSKNAEFGQRLVNSIFTLGLAVGVSVADTTLGTTVGNLGFEKVEFPKPVFIGDTIYAETEVVEKRESKSRPQWGVIIFEHRATNQRGEMVMRCRRAGMMRKQSEK
- a CDS encoding amidohydrolase/deacetylase family metallohydrolase, with amino-acid sequence MPYDLLLKGGEVIDPGWPFRGKADVAVNKGKIAAVAPDIQPAEASRVIDVSGQLVCPGLIDLHAHAFINAHDMGPETDQRCAASGVTTLVDAGSSGSATFPGLRQYVADQCQVRLRCFIHLSALGLIHLQVGELMHLAYADPEGCARTIQNNRDLAIGVKLRFSNNVVPDATGTEPLRLARQAADMADVPLMVHITDALLPVPKILEFMKPGDIITHCFHRYLYGIMGPEKKEILREVQDAQKAGVIFDCAHGRMHFTFPFVRMALEKGFMPDTIATDLSIPSATKGPVFDLPTTMSKLLNLGMSLEDVILRTTANPARAIGEAGTLGTLKPGAVADVAVMSLERGQFDFVDTDQDHMIGEQRLVTQLTLKDGRVWYRAPK
- a CDS encoding AAA family ATPase; this translates as MDLYQVIDQVAALLQQHGRMTYPALKLQFALDDEHLEALKDELIEARELAVDKDGKMLVWAGAAPVVSSQLSVVSPQPLAPSTQHPISYTPPHLAERIRATSVTDGERKTITALFADLKGSTTLIEGLDPEEARAIIDPALQLMMDAVHQYDGYVAQALGDGIFALFGAPIAHEDHPQRAVYAALRMQESMRRYTDTLRAKGYPPLLMRVGLNTGEVVVRSIRKDDLHADYVPVGHSTNLAARMEQLATPGSILVTDYTHKLTDGYFAFKDLGPTQIKGVEEPQHIYEVLGVGPLRTRLQVSARRGLTRFVGRQHEMEQLQRALEQAKAGHGQIVGMMGEAGLGKSRLLYEFVGAYDYTPLRIHGCLVLEAYSVSHGKATAYLPVIELLKSYFDIRAQDDERKRREKVGGKVLMLDRSLEDTLPYLFALLGIEEQPSPLQQMDPQIRRRRTFDALKKLFLRESLNQPLILIFEDLHWIDGETQGFLDVLSESVASAKVLLLVNYRPEYRHEWGQKTYYTQLRLAPFGKAEAEEFLDVLLGLPVGAVREPPLQHLKQLILEKTQGTPFFMEEIVQELREQGVLPDVGATQASPSVGRASPAPTDLHIPPTVQGILAARIDRLASDEKTLLQQLAVIGREFPLGLVRQVITQPEDDLYRLLASLQRKEFLYEQPAFPEVEYLFKHALTQEVAYNSVLIERRKALHEQTAQAIEVLYTTNLDEHYSELAHHYSRSGSTEKAIEYLHKAGQQAVQNLAHTEAISHFTTALDLLKTLPDTPERVRRELPLQLTLAASLQVTKGPSAPEVGNAYTRAQELCRKGSDERQHFAVLRGLWLLHHVRADLAAARETGEQLLIMAEQIRDSALLMEARRTLGSTLLWQGEFSLARMHLEQAVALHDQPQHGSRQFLYGGAEPGIVCLCELARGLWFLGYPEQALLRSQTALTLAREQADPFSLGFALIFAAGLHQLRREEQVTQKYAEEGIALAREHGFSALLSAGTIRRGWAFAEQGHGEEGLRHMQQGLTARQATGAELAQPYFLALQAEVYGKLGQREHALTLLSEALDAMYASGEHRLEAELHRLKGELLLQQAGKSQKLKVKGQK
- a CDS encoding carboxymuconolactone decarboxylase family protein, giving the protein MTRLRQVSKVEASPEVLEIYQQFFGERDPVAEPGTATGTPGDYWTTFALVPDLLQMARRDLMGLLQPGRKLDPKLRELAIIRTGIVGDSKFEYSQHLKVARMVGVPEEKLAAIKGWTTSDLFMPVERAVMAAADEILSRNLVEDATFAALQKHLSDVEVFELFVVIGLWRMHGLIVRALHLEYDNDTTARMQEVPAPAAS
- the glk gene encoding glucokinase, producing the protein MTRTILAGDVGGTKTLLALYAVTDTDQVVLTREERFASPAYDTLETIVHDFLRTGTEKIEAAVFGLPGPVLDGEVQVTNLPWKLSHAGLAQATGCSRVRLMNDLETTAYGSLFLASEEVLTLNRGKQRNGNRAVIAAGTGLGQGLLFWDGERHWPAATEGGHTDFAPRTEQEDALLAFLRKRYRRVSYERVVSGPGLVNILDFLTQEQQKVIAPFVRERVESEDPAEVIGEAGVQGWCPTCTEAVDLLLGIYGAQAGNLALTVMALGGVYIGGGIITKLLPRLSASHFLPSFLDKGRHSPLMAEIPLHVILNPQTSQLGAAHAAKDLLPTSHP
- a CDS encoding DUF1329 domain-containing protein, giving the protein MNFQSLFQSLSLFLIAVVSFAAEPPQSELGAKMFLSDETGARLHQEIQSGTTISQQNWQIAEQVLPQEILHVIQAGDFAITVQETTNFPLRPAYQAATETYAPQVKLDGGSRIEGYQGGRPFPLLEASDPQAGEKAAWNLRYRDMPKAFELRVTMQSVNNSGSITMQNLGRMQARYGLHRVGKEHDDPQWQERGEYMKATFQLLAPADLEGQVRIMTLHDDMALTHEELAYNPQNRRIRRSYANVLGLMGGGRYEVLMEEQPPFFFIGYVQAYHWTYKGEQALLLPGFLRAEHLTFGGKNDWYPNVAWELRHVVILEAVPKGAHPYGKRTFYLDAQTYAPLCTLGYNAQGEFVRLGLIVHGHPDFVPGSGGVQVPVPMGASWISFKLDRASQFIATRPTFKDDDSPRRYEMMELLRRGK